The Amphiura filiformis chromosome 13, Afil_fr2py, whole genome shotgun sequence genome segment tgctgctgggttagctatctactgctgatatttgtgttgatgaagtagcttccaattgctgattgttgttgatgaagtagctttcagccttattgttcattggctctaagctagctatctactgctgatattggtgttgatatagtAGCTCCCAATTGCCGATTGTTGCTAATGTAGCTAATgtagcaatagctgccatgtgtagctgacatgtgtatatgagtacaatataaacatatcaaaaaaagtaactaaccccccttaaacaatggccattattcaaaaagggactattgtattgcaaatctgaaaaatgcgttggaagcagaatttatttctgcgcattttgacacctcatttgatacgatagcccagaaaacaataaaacaccagtcaatttaatgtaatgaggtccagatttgaaagttgcacttacatacaaatttttacaatacaaaaatactcagatatcattacacagatttccttccattacactgaaagcaaaatcaatagaatttactgcaactttcagatcttgggctacattgatttaaatgtacactgtgacgtcaatatttagtcaattgctacaaaaggtgtcaaaatgtgcagaaataaattctgcttccaatgcattttacagatttgtaatacaatcacccgtttttgaataatggtcattatttaagggggtcagtttttttttgatatgtttataatatattgccaaatgttcacaggacagctattgcacttacccacttatactactaaggctttgatacttcttgtgtttaggtaatagacatgtcgttgattatttatggtgtcattattgatgccattttgaaaaagcgctctCACCGCCTCgcccaccgctggccaatgtgaaGGCAAACGGATTTCAAAACCTAAATGTATTGGCTGGAATCCTTGATTCCGACAATACGGCATAATGCATTAGAGACATGCTCCTTAGAGCTTCAACGACTGAgatatagacaaaattgatttaaatggcagccattttaaaattccgtggcagccatcttggaatttgtgtcctgggctgttcttagtgattttattggactccttgatcctgcaaacatgggtatagacatcaaaattatgtttgcaggagcttcaaggactgagatatagataattttcattttcaatgtcggctattttgaaattttggcagccatcttggaaatttaggtcccctgttgatgtaagtgatactataggattccttgaccctaaaaacatgggtgtagacatcataattatgctgctaggagcttcactggcctagttatgttgatttttgtgattttggcggccattttgaaaaaagcgccctcgccgcctcacccaccgctggccaatgtgcatgcaagcggatttcaaaacctcaatgcattagggtcccaaaaatacctgcCTCCATAAATCCCCCCTGGGGGAGTGAGGttagcatagcccacagtctatatGTGCAGAAAAACCTCTTACATAGTCAAtttaagaggtcattgcactttaaaatgtccttgcccaaaaacgactttacccacacacattgttttggtcatctttttgtgaacataatgggtcagtttttgagtaaaaatgtcaggtcaatttgcaaaatatgggtaaaaatgctaaattttgacgtttttggctcaaaattagggtcgaaaaattgttaaatctcattgatattggttttgtttgatagataatttcaatatctttcattagacaccaaaatgtgaaaatcgaggctgttgttaataaaaagcatgcataatacgaattaagaaattcttgctatctcttggaccaTATTGATCACAAAAAGTTTTCTTGACCAAAAATTAAGCATGACTTCAGAACTGGCAACTTAGCAACAAGTTGTTTCACAGTCAAGTGAGCATTATGCAAATGTGGCTTCCTAGTCTTCAATGTAGGTGTCAATCATAATGTGTGTAGTGAGGCGTGGGTGAAGATAGGCCAAATAAAATGAGCACTCCCAAAACGTGTGATTGATAATAATGCAGGGATGTTCTTTCTTTGTTCAACATCATAGTTAGGATGATcgaagtaagaaagtagcaaattaatgtaattaaaatgtcatttaacaaagggaatgtcaaataaaaatcaaataattaaatattttgcaattctcaattttggatgcgggaggaaaacagtaaactcaaaatcaattgtgaagccTGAAGGGGGGCTTATCAGTGGAAGAGGGGGATGTCAAAATGATTGACAGGAGGCGTCAATGAGTCAAAAAGGGAACTTCCTTTGTCAGTGTTTGTGGAGAACACTCGAATCACTTTGACATGTCCCATTGACTGTTCCCCTAGTGCAGGCTTCCTCAAGGTTAGCCGAAAGGTTTTTCATGaacttgatttcagaggggcgtaagttcataacagaaaccgccatgcagaaaatgaacaagcgtaccgggaggtataagtagggatgaccatcataatttcatgttgcccctattgctacaaaagattgttttccggaaagaactcatcaacagaagtattttggtggttaaatggtcaaaatcggtcaaaaacttttcgaattatgaattttcaaagtttcccattctgaccggtcattgaacgaaataaattgacaaagtctaaatatagcaatgtgagcaaaattggtataagcatatatttaccttttatatttctttattttaatatatatgcaaacatgaaacaagcatattgtgaaagtatcaaagggtttcttatgaaatggcactttactagtcaatagcattaagtatttcttcaaaccgaggcactgaaatcatgcttttagaaaacatttgccaaaaatcatccatgatggccaaagtggcacaaaatcaagagtccaggtgaacttttttttcccacaacaatatacactacacataagaaaaatactaatgtactacaagggattttcaacataggaatccaaacaatcaagtaccaacatgcacagctttgtcctgatatcacttctggggttttaacaaaatgtttaacctctattgtgattggcagcagcataaggtatctctttgatagctgataatgcccagccattcagcaagtggctaataactgaccttgataggcttgaatgaatactgtcatgtgctacaaaaccatcacactccagggcctggtcactccatatgctacagggagcacaatactttaacaatggagtgaaagactcattattgattaggcgcgtattttaaaagtacagctcctgtgcgtgtatagcagcaagtcagtgcagatggtataaatataagaaaatgtttagggttgaaatcaggtgaaaaatacatcaaatgagcacgaaacttcacatttatgttcagaaaggtgtcttcttagcatgattcgaaaggaatatggaaattccaaagggaagctagtgatttaatttttaactcgagatctacttgttcaatattttaaccgttgtacagagggtatgatagaggtattactggcaactctgccaaatttcagctcagtaggccacgtttttcacctgaaattattgacatgaatattttgtgccattcttgagcagtgctgaactcagccactggcaattaagcgcactgtggtgatggaccaattttgattcgcacttacaggaaaattaaataagttatgttgctgtaatttgcaagatagttacaaaatataattggcattaacttccccaatttttacagaaaaatattgaaaaataaaagaatgagatcaatttagaaatgtctgtgcaagtagtgcacagttgagctccctgcatgtctatgggagtgttctaatcaagttgatggttcattggtcatccctagtataagcctactttaataattataatagaatatcgatccacggtcaagacatgaaacttggctcagctcgtgcccggagctcgttaTGCCTCATGAAGATACGCCACcgtctagaaaatgtgttgatattaaatttatagagcctttatatctttgatgaaataaataaataacatcaacaacaacaacaacatcacaaagcaattattattatttgtaaatcgaatttggaatattgggaatattcaacaagacagacttagcaggcctacaaatttctgaattatataaagtgaaaaacaatcaatcactgtagtcagcgaatcaatcaaatatacaaaaactataaaagaaaggagcaagaaagaataaagaaatagagaatgtgaataaaaaaaaagaaagaaagaaagaaagagagaaagaaagaaagaaaaaagaaaaggagaaagaaaagagggcagaacagaagtaaaaatgagaaaagaggaaaaacaacGCAATTTCAGCCACACGGgaacccacaaaaattaatcATAATAGAATCAAAGTCCAACGCCCTATCCGCTCGGCCACACATCACCTTACGCAATTGATTGGCGAAagggatatataattataatttgacgcaatgacgtgattacaattgcgtccgcataatggctcttagaataaacacgtaTGTCGCcgctgaaattttggacaaacccgatggggaaaaacctcgttttttgcaaaactagcttcaatttggagtgaaaatcaaatggaatagcaattggcagaatgttgagaaatattgtaggtattcagatgtctaaattaacgtcccgtaatcaagatatcgataatttcacaaaccagctttttctcaagcaaattctccaaaattttcccccaaaacgggaatttaaaatttaatcggtactgtatttggttcttccccatggcaacattatttctttgatcgatttgtagtacaatacgaaaaagaagaaaacaatcactcggcgtggatttatacgtggcgcacatttgaaaaaaacgtcatggaacgtgtttttgatcttgtgaacatggtgcgtaaaattgctttaaacgaaggattttcaaatttattctaaaaatttgtatataacacacacaaaaatgttaagcttcatccaatgcaccaacatttcactcgctgcgacatttgattactgagaaaactctgttttagagaacaactttatacgtcttttatacgttttttatacgtttcttcgtgtaacctcaaatagatttgttgaagctcCACATGAAATAAACGAAAACTGCAAATCGCCACTCATGCTTTTGCGCGCCTGGGAGACATAGGGGGTGTCCCCCCTCTGAAGCTATCGATcttttgaaatttgaggtgcaaatgacgccatttggtgcaatattttgtactattttagcctgtctttacaaggataacattgGAATCGCATTTTTTAATGTTGAATTGTAGAATAAAttatattggagatattcctgatgaaggatgaagtttgatcaaagggtttgatttgatgtataaaaaaaaaaatctaaacggCTCCGCGCGCCACTCAGGAAGCCACGTCACGCCACAAGTCCGCTATATGCGGACCTCTGCCCTAGTGTATATAAAGcgcatcatcatgtttattttagttgttctgaagatggcactcactagatttccgaaagctcagccctctgttaaggaaagattaaatcttactcatttACTCAGTGaattttacccctgtgtgacctttcgtgacctctagcaaaAAAGTTTGAGTCCACTGCAGccccctagcagtgatctagaagATCTATCCTAACACCTCATGCTATTAAACATTGGTTGCTATGGGTGTTGAACTCAAATATAAAGCCCTTATGAGATTTAGCTCGTAGGCTATAAAGGGGTGCCATAACAACACGCCCTGCGTTTCAGTGGCATCATCATTTTCACCATGttatgtttgtaaaagctttttcataaccattattTGTATGGCTGGAATTTGAtgaaacttaaagccataatgtgtgatttgcttcacagcgacgccctcaattttactcggatttcgactttttgcataattataatgcccagtggtatactaaaacaCCACgttaaagactaagcctgaagtgctttaataacagtaaaattaaactgtttgtattaaaaccgggtcgacccggttttattcagagttcaacgatcgagtacttgctaacaggtaccgtggatgtcagcttgcatgtacacacgtcgagcgcgatgctccgtgcagttacatgtaatacgatcggcgagcgtagtacacgcattgtagccTTTGGAATGAATCCCATTtgtcttcgttatacctcatttgtttggctcgaaattaaaaggggataatgtgatcagtgaaaacaaacatttaaataggaatctattctttatgcaaatcacacattattgctttaactgaGAAGATGGGTAAGGCAACTTACGTCTAATTACCAGGTGCAGATGGTTACCAACGTAGTAATACGACGACACATCCGGAGACGATCCACCGTTGAGATCAACCCCCTCGCACACTAATCCTTTGCCATGGTCTTCCTTGCGAGCAGTGTATCGCAATGTTGACATCACCTTGACTGCCTTATCAAAGGAAGGACCGTCCACATATTCAGAATGATACTTTTCGTAATTTCTTTCATCTGGAAATACTTTATCATCAACCGTAAACCTAAGCTCTTCGTATTGATGATTATTGCCCGTTCCCGTATGCGTTTGCAGGGCCCACTTCACTCCGACGGCTGATAAAGGCCCCCTTCTTATAGCCTTATTAGTCTTGCACACGACGTCTACTATAGCACCTTCTTGGAGTATCAGACGTGGATGGTAATTACCGTACCCACAGCTACTCCTCGTTTCACCATCATGAAGAAGAAACTTATTGAAAGCAACGTCATTGGCCTCACAAGTTcctgaaatggtataaaattaaTAAATCGAATGGATTTGTGTACGCCATCGCGCCAGTAGCACCCCGGAAGATGTGCCACGGTTTGAGGGTCCTTATCAGCTATTTTGATAtattgatgggtgggttttcagtggaaaccaatgcgcccaattgagcgcatttgggcaaaagtgctcctaaaagcgcccaattatggcaaattttggtgctttttgggcgtttttggtgaaaaattggtatactgatgggtggcaaaaacagcaaaaagtaggtatagagaaagtcagcatccgaaagtctgcgtggcacatccccgttcaAATTATCattaacaagaactgtctttaaaaaagacaacgccatagaTGAAGatcatatacatgtatcataattttacattaacaagtacttggaatgctaataattatttgtgtGTGGAATAATTAACCGGGTGGGAAATTATTGATAAATACCACCAATGATACGTATACTGGAAAATACTGTGACCggcaattttcatgttgaaagccgATTTGAAAAATGTGTCTAAATGGGTCTACATTACTcctactttttaggctaaaataaaatgggcaaatatggtgttaatttggttagaaacccacatacagacgTCAAAAACTGAAAAAGGTCATAGCTAGGGCCTAAAACTTTATTTTTCATCAGATTTATTTAGCACCCATGTTTCAATTCAGCTAGCTTTCACCATGAAAATacttgagtatttcctagtattgGTGGTATTAACCAATACTACCGATATTTCCCAccggttagttgtgccacacACAAAAGGTTACTAGCATTCAAAGAACTTGTcattacaaaattatgaaacatgatcttcattaatggcgttgtcttttttgaAAGGCAGTTCTTGTTTCTGTTGAAAAGACAATATTGATGTTTAAGATCTTAAttataaaattcataaaaatgTTCAGTCACTTTTATGCATAAAACTATTCAGGATAGAATATTATCTATAAGACTTCCCTATGGACAATGGATCTATTATCAATCAAACATGCTGGTACCCAGCAGGTCTGCATGTAAATCATTGGAACACCTGATAACGACTATTGACTATTATTAATATTCTAAAACTTCGAACAGTGGTGATGATTTCATTGCTGTCTTGTTGGTAAGAAGAAAATTTGGCCCAGCATTAATtcaaaagaaatatcatattttttatcaaaatttatatccgataaagctttaaaaatgctataaaagtgaataattttgtaaaagggaaattaaaagttgagaatgactcaaaagcatctacatacattagcatgatatcgcttttagcagtttaagcctaaaatttggttgtacatgatgttttgtttgaaaaactaataaatgaccccatcaaacaaccgtgtgattGGTGGGGCGAGGGGAGGTATTGGGGGCGAGGGTGGTTGTGATTATACGTtttcaatattacattcgcatggacggtaATTTTTTTGCGAGCTCTCTACGATGCTggcgagtagatttcttgcaacTTGTATTTACCATTCAATCCttcaatgtacctgtatatcTCTAGCATATCCAGCGCGGTCAAAAAATGAAAACACTTTTTAAGAAAACGATTTTGTCAgttttcccagccattttgtttattCGTTGTTATCGACGTGCCCCACAGTAATTGATGATTAGTCTCGTCCCCAGagtgcaacgtggctgtatcgcTAACATGCAttgacgacagaaaccggctgtaaacGACGTGGGTCATCTGGCGAGATCTCGTGATTTGTATTGTTTCATCACCTACCACGCTTGTCGGACGTAGTGGGGGGATGGTCGCTGGCTTGGAAATTATCTTTTAAGTATCAGAAATTCCAAGTTTAATTTACTTGGCTACATCGAATAAGATAACTATGATATGGAgatcagatatgtgagtaccgatttcatataaattaactgaattgcaaaataatttgatatgttgcgcaaaacgttaagtgtgtaaatcccattgacacacaaaatggcTTGACACTTGACACTAAAGAAAGCGCCATTTCATCACTCCATATAACGAATATATGGCcgttacaaggtgcacattcattccaacctattttgtctagcatttgCATTGTATActaccccattgaatccaatgtgacttcaagaagcaaagttacaagcatttgcttagacgaaggtccagttttaaaagtgacacgatggcctattcaaaactccacggactggAAATTTAGTTTGacagtggtaaatggctaatttgtgtgtgcctttaatttaaaacaaaaggaacaaaagaaaactgaaacaaaagagctgacaaataaaatgcaagttatgaa includes the following:
- the LOC140168028 gene encoding uncharacterized protein; translated protein: MTEGWISRACLASLAFTLLIGTCEANDVAFNKFLLHDGETRSSCGYGNYHPRLILQEGAIVDVVCKTNKAIRRGPLSAVGVKWALQTHTGTGNNHQYEELRFTVDDKVFPDERNYEKYHSEYVDGPSFDKAVKVMSTLRYTARKEDHGKGLVCEGVDLNGGSSPDVSSYYYVGNHLHLVIRPAPAPLTFKSTIVHKWRSGFVGRIDIPISDYYTSWKIIITFPRKVFNLFGGAFQVANEPCLHAPDCGDDVRKQWVIYQTFANRVQNPGDHLRLTFVAKVWKKIDQGLLADVDFYGYNQVFFTHVSSADISSSSDIHVI